Below is a window of Camelina sativa cultivar DH55 chromosome 11, Cs, whole genome shotgun sequence DNA.
TAGGTGACTCAGCAACAAAATCCCTCCAAATGGCTCACACCAAGAACAAATCTAGAGCAAACACACAACCACAACCAGCAAGAGGACTTGAAGGAGAGGTAGAGCAAAAATCCAATTTCAAACCAAACGACAGAGCCATACCCAACAATCTAAGCCtcacataaacaaacaaccCTAAATGAAACCAAGATCACACCACACAAACCCGCTAAAAACTAAAGCCACCATCAAGCAAACAGGGGATATACCAAACACGCTTGACTTGATGAAATTGATATCGATTACCCGTCAGAGAATCAACCACACTTCCCCATAAGAATAAAAACCTCAGACATACACCACCGAGCATCATCACGACCAGATCTGGAACTTCAAGGAAAGGCGAGATTCCTCCAAAAcagcaaaagaaaccaaacgaTGACCAGAGAGAGATacacaagaaaaaacacaataaaaggATAAAGAAAGCACAACGCCGGAGCTATAAAGCCACCGGACGTTGGCGGAGACCAGGAACAACGCTGTTTTGGGTTTTAAGAAAGGAGAGAGGTGGGAGAGAAATTAGAGCGTCCTCATCCTAAagttcttttttcctttttgactAAAGGATAcaaatttttaactttatttttaaaaaatacacgAACTCGACCATTTCCGTATTACCCACTTCCAAATTTTTGTCTCTCAACTGAAAAGTCTTTGTTgacctagaaaaataaaaaatcgtaCATCATCCATGACATGATCATCCCGATTAGACTTTGTACATGTGTGTCTCAAAGTACAGGTTAAGGTATTGTCTGAAAATTGTAGTTAAcaataacaaatcaaaatctattgAGTATTATTTAGTTCTTTGGATAATTGGTTTCTTCTAAACCAAAAGATCTCGTAAATCTTCTTGCCGCAGTAATAAGGAAGGTTGGTTACACTAATTTTCAACccaaaaactgaaaaaggttGCACAAAATTCCAATGGCAAAATTCTAATGACAAAATACAAAGAATCGAAACACATCGCACTAGTGTCCAAGAGTACCCTCCAAAAGGGGGAATTCGAATTCCATCAAATTATTGGTAAGAAATTCCAACCAATGGTCTCTTAGACTGTCTtcattggttttgtttattaaatcaTACATTTCCAACATTCCTTATATTAGAAACGTCCCTTTGATTTGTTTAAGAATAttgcttattttattattattttggtctaAGGAAAATTATAAGAAACCCTTACAAACACCAATGAGGATAGTCTGATTCCTCTTAATGCTATAGCGTTTTCTACTTTAGAAAATGCTTTTCAACAATGTATTGCTTGAAACTCAAAAATATgcgttattttttcttttctttgtaacTGGTAATGAAGACAACTGTTAGCGAGTTAAGTTCATATAACAATCTTTTTACTTCTCCAATATTCTTAATCCAACAACACCAAAATAGCTTTGTTTGAAGACAAATAATAAGACCATTAAGTTTATCCATCAAGTGCTCCAAGAGCTTTCATGTCCTCTAAGAAAGCTGTGTAAGAATCATCAATGCTCTGTGGCTTTGAAGCTGCAGATGTCTTGGCTGACTCTACCTTCACAGGTGCAGCAGAAGCAATAGCTCTTGGTCTAAAACCCAAGCTCGTGGTCATCGATGTCTTTGGCTTTGGTTTAGTCACAGCTACTGATTCTCTTTTGACTCGAACTGACGCAGGAACctgcaaaacaacaacaacaaataaatcatTTGATTTGATACGGAGAGTTCAAATGACACATACCAAAACGGTGTGGCCAATTCATGTAACTCACCATTGATGTAAGCTCAGGTGTGTGTTGGGCAAGTGGTCTCCGCACAACAGTAGGAGCAGCAGATTTCACATAAGATGGCTTGTTTGGTACATATGGTCTGATCATTGCTTGACCGTCTTGAAAACTAGACGGCGGTGGTCCTGGTGGAAGCGGTGGTCTCACCATTGGAGGAGGTCCAGGCGGTGGGCCATACGGTGGCCTTGGGATATGATGGATATGATGACCACCCAACATTCCAGGATGCATATCGAGCGGAGGCGGTGGAGGTGGAAAACGCATTACTGGAGGCAGATGAACATCAGTTTGAAAANNNNNNNNNNNNNNNNNNNNNNNNNNNNNNNNNNNNNNNNNNNNNNNNNNNNNNNNNNNNNNNNNNNNNNNNNNNNNNNNNNNNNNNNNNNNNNNNNNNNNNNNNNNNNNNNNNNNNNNNNNNNNNNNNNNNNNNNNNNNNNNNNNNNNNNNNNNNNNNNNNNNNNNNNNNNNNNNNNNNNNNNNNNNNNNNNNNNNNNNNNNNNNNNNNNNNNNNNNNNNNNNNNNNNNNNNNNNNNNNNNNNNNNNNNNNNNNNNNNNNNNNNNNNNNNNNNNNNNNNNNNNNNNNNNNNNNNNNNNNNNNNNNNNNNNNNNNNNNNNNNNNNNNNNNNNNNNNNNNNNNNNNNNNNNNNNNNNNNNNNNNNNNNNNNNNNNNNNNNNNNNNNNNNNNNNNNNNNNNNNNNNNNNNNNNNNNNNNNNNNNNNNNNNNNNNNNNNNNNNNNNNNNNNNNNNNNNNNNNNNNNNNNNNNNNNNNNNNNNNNNNNNNNNNNNNNNNNNNNNNNNNNNNNNNNNNNNNNNNNNNNNNNNNNNNNNNNNNNNNNNNNNNNNNNNNNNNNNNNNNNNNNNNNNNNNNNNNNNNNNNNNNNNNNNNNNNNNNNNNNNNNNNNNNNNNNNNNNNNNNNNNNNNNNNNNNNNNNNNNNNNNNNNNNNNNNNNNNNNNNNNNNNNNNNNNNNNNNNNNNNNNNNNNNNNNNNNNNNNNNNNNNNNNNNNNNNNNNNNNNNNNNNNNNNNNNNNNNNNNNNNNNNNNNNNNNNNNNNNNNNNNNNNNNNNNNNNNNNNNNNNNNNNNNNNNNNNNNNNNNNNNNNNNNNNNNNNNNNNNNNNNNNNNNNNNNNNNNNNNNNNNNNNNNNNNNNNNNNNNNNNNNNNNNNNNNNNNNNNNNNNNNNNNNNNNNNNNNNNNNNNNNNNNNNNNNNNNNNNNNNNNNNNNNNNNNNNNNNNNNNNNNNNNNNNNNNNNNNNNNNNNNNNNNNNNNNNNNNNNNNNNNNNNNNNNNNNNNNNNNNNNNNNNNNNNNNNNNNNNNNNNNNNNNNNNNNNNNNNNNNNNNNNNNNNNNNNNNNNNNNNNNNNNNNNNNNNNNNNNNNNNNNNNNNNNNNNNNNNNNAATAATAAGACCATTAAGTTTATCCATCAAGTGCTCCAAGAGCTTTCATGTCCTCTAAGAAAGCTGTGTAAGAATCATCAATGCTCTGTGGCTTTGAAGCTGCAGATGTCTTGGCTGACTCTACCTTCACAGGTGCAGCAGAAGCAATAGCTCTTGGTCTAAAACCCAAGCTCGTGGTCATCGATGTCTTTGGCTTTGGTTTAGTCACAGCTACTGATTCTCTTTTGACTCGAACTGACGCAGGAACctgcaaaacaacaacaacaaataaatcatTTGATTTGATACGGAGAGTTCAAATGACACATACCAAAACGGTGTGGCCAATTCATGTAACTCACCATTGATGTAAGCTCAGGTGTGTGTTGGGCAAGTGGTCTCCGCACAACAGTAGGAGCAGCAGATTTCACATAAGATGGCTTGTTTGGTACATATGGTCTGATCATTGCTTGACCGTCTTGAAAACTAGACGGCGGTGGTCCTGGTGGAAGCGGTGGTCTCACCATTGGAGGAGGTCCAGGCGGTGGGCCATACGGTGGCCTTGGGATATGATGGATATGATGACCACCCAACATTCCAGGATGCATATCGAGCGGAGGCGGTGGAGGTGGAAAACGCATTACTGGAGGCAGATGAACATCAGTTTGAAAATTAGTGAGTGAAGCAGCACCTCCTGCAAATGTTGATTGATGTTGCTGATgtaatggtggtggtgggggtgGGGGTGGTGCAACCATCTTAGAGAGGTTAGCATTTTGGAAACTACTCGAGTTACATTCTGAAGGAACACTCTCAGATTCGTTGCTAGGCGGACCTGATGGAAGGCCAGGTGGTGGGGGAGGAGAGGCTGAAGTTATATTAGCGTTCTGCacaataaatatgaaaaaaatgtaatcaaatTTCAATCTTTATCCATCTGATACACGAAAACACGTACATTACACCAATTTAAGACATCAATAACAGAATAAGGTGTTACCTTGCGATTGTTGAAGGTTAGATCGGATGATTCAGGGAATctaccatcatcttcatttCCACTTAGACCAGGAGgaagtggaggaagaggaggacgaACCAAATCCTGCTCTTTTGGCGGTGGCCCCGGAGGTGGGGGTGGAAATAGTGGGTTTGGCAAAGTAAGGCCCGTAGTTGGTGGCAAAGAAGCAGCTAAAGTATTATTCCCATCTGGTAGAGGAGGGAGTGGGGGAAGTGGAGGAGGAGCAACTAGGACTGAATCTTCTGAATCGGTAATAGAAGACAATGCAGCACCACTAGAAGAAGCACCATCTGATGAGATACTAGTCCCTGaaaaacgttttaaaaaaatccttTTACCGATTAAATAAAAGGAAGTATGAGAAAGGAGTGTTTTGATTTGTAGGAAGCAGCATTAACAAAAGATATACCTATTGATGAATTATACATTGGTGGCTTTCCAGGGGGTGGTGCACCAGTTGGGTTCAACGTAGGGTGATAGTAAACAGAGTCCTGTCATAATATGCAGAAAAGTGAGAAGAGGTTTTTGAAATCAAGCAGGGGGaacagaaagaaaacaaactaagtACCTCTGGTTTTAAGTCCTCTTCGCCGGTTGC
It encodes the following:
- the LOC104726864 gene encoding formin-like protein 14, giving the protein MKTTKGGKVMNPTDAFRKEQRKREIKRNKKERQKVREVGILKKDPEQIKEQIRKLDMSKAEGALDKARKHKKRQLEDTLQMVVKKRKEYDEKKKEQGEATTSVMFSHLPPQRRATGEEDLKPEDSVYYHPTLNPTGAPPPGKPPMYNSSIGTSISSDGASSSGAALSSITDSEDSVLVAPPPLPPLPPLPDGNNTLAASLPPTTGLTLPNPLFPPPPPGPPPKEQDLVRPPLPPLPPGLSGNEDDGRFPESSDLTFNNRKNANITSASPPPPPGLPSGPPSNESESVPSECNSSSFQNANLSKMVAPPPPPPPPLHQQHQSTFAGGAASLTNFQTDVHLPPVMRFPPPPPPLDMHPGMLGGHHIHHIPRPPYGPPPGPPPMVRPPLPPGPPPSSFQDGQAMIRPYVPNKPSYVKSAAPTVVRRPLAQHTPELTSMVPASVRVKRESVAVTKPKPKTSMTTSLGFRPRAIASAAPVKVESAKTSAASKPQSIDDSYTAFLEDMKALGALDG